Proteins from a single region of Streptomyces griseiscabiei:
- a CDS encoding DUF4365 domain-containing protein — MAIAQPERGGLLPEHAAPHRGSLATTACMETLQVGYLHAVAAAAGCSLSQPFPDNGIDWHVSHGSPGHTVDDEVTIKVQLKATYQLAPDPPGRTFSFTLDNQHLAKLARTPVSVHKILVVMIVPRSQEQWLRAGHDRLDLRHCCYWVNLAGHPITGRRRTTVRIPTSRIFDDRALCEIMTRVGTGGRP, encoded by the coding sequence ATGGCCATTGCGCAGCCCGAGCGGGGCGGGCTGCTGCCCGAGCACGCGGCACCGCACCGCGGCTCCCTCGCCACCACCGCCTGCATGGAGACCCTGCAGGTGGGCTATCTGCACGCCGTGGCCGCCGCGGCCGGCTGCTCGCTCTCCCAGCCCTTTCCGGACAACGGCATCGACTGGCACGTCAGCCACGGCTCGCCCGGCCACACCGTCGACGACGAAGTCACCATCAAGGTGCAGCTCAAGGCCACCTACCAGCTCGCGCCCGACCCGCCGGGCAGGACCTTCTCCTTCACCCTGGACAACCAGCACCTGGCGAAGCTCGCCCGCACCCCCGTCTCGGTGCACAAGATCCTGGTCGTGATGATCGTCCCCAGGTCACAGGAGCAGTGGCTGCGCGCCGGCCACGACCGGCTCGACCTGCGGCACTGCTGCTACTGGGTCAACCTCGCCGGACACCCGATCACCGGTAGGCGCCGCACCACCGTGCGCATACCGACCTCGCGCATCTTCGACGACCGAGCGCTCTGCGAGATCATGACGCGGGTCGGAACGGGAGGCAGACCGTGA
- a CDS encoding 3'-5' exonuclease gives MTCWYEGPLAAFDTETTGVDVETDRIVSAAVVVQDAPGSRPRVTRWLVNPGVPVPAGATAVHGLTDERLQRDGRWPAPVMEEIARALAEQAVRGRPLVVMNAPFDLTMLDRELRRHRASSLDRWFETTPLRVLDPRVLDKHLDRYRKGRRTLTDLCAHYEVVLEGAHDAAADAQAAMDVVRAVGRRFTTRLERLSPAELHTLQAVWHAAQARGLQAWFARSGTEEAVDPAWPLRPELPAAA, from the coding sequence ATGACGTGTTGGTACGAGGGGCCCTTGGCGGCGTTCGACACGGAGACCACCGGCGTGGACGTCGAGACCGACCGGATCGTGTCGGCCGCCGTCGTCGTCCAGGACGCGCCCGGCAGCCGCCCCCGGGTGACCCGGTGGCTGGTGAACCCGGGCGTGCCGGTGCCCGCCGGGGCGACGGCGGTGCACGGGCTGACGGACGAGCGGTTGCAGCGCGACGGCCGGTGGCCGGCGCCGGTGATGGAGGAGATAGCCAGGGCGCTGGCCGAGCAGGCGGTGCGCGGCCGTCCGCTGGTCGTGATGAACGCGCCGTTCGATCTGACCATGCTGGACCGTGAGTTGCGGCGGCATCGCGCCTCGTCGCTGGATCGCTGGTTCGAGACGACGCCGTTGCGGGTGCTCGATCCGCGGGTCCTGGACAAGCATCTGGACCGCTACCGCAAGGGCCGGCGCACACTCACCGATCTGTGCGCGCACTACGAGGTCGTGCTGGAGGGCGCGCACGACGCGGCGGCCGACGCTCAGGCGGCGATGGACGTCGTCCGCGCGGTCGGGCGCCGCTTCACGACCCGTCTCGAACGTCTCTCCCCCGCCGAACTGCACACCTTGCAGGCCGTCTGGCACGCGGCACAGGCCCGCGGCCTCCAGGCCTGGTTCGCGCGGAGCGGCACGGAGGAGGCGGTCGACCCGGCGTGGCCGTTGCGCCCGGAGCTGCCGGCGGCGGCCTGA
- a CDS encoding SRPBCC family protein, translated as MDWCHYRFRAHWNLPAPPAAVYDVLRRADDYPRWWPQVREVTRIDDTTGTVRIRSFLPYDLVFTAREVRRDQAAGILEIEMSGDLDGWARWTLTADGTRTHARYDQEVDVTKPLMRRFAVPGRPVFRANHALMMRAGRRGLLTYLTAQGQAV; from the coding sequence ATGGACTGGTGCCACTACCGCTTCCGCGCCCACTGGAACCTGCCCGCGCCGCCCGCCGCCGTGTACGACGTGCTCCGGCGGGCCGACGACTACCCGCGCTGGTGGCCCCAGGTCCGCGAGGTGACCCGGATCGACGACACCACCGGCACCGTCCGGATCCGCTCCTTCCTGCCGTACGACCTCGTCTTCACCGCGCGGGAGGTACGGCGTGACCAGGCCGCCGGCATCCTGGAGATCGAGATGAGCGGCGACCTGGACGGCTGGGCCCGCTGGACGCTCACCGCCGACGGGACCCGCACCCACGCCCGCTACGACCAGGAGGTCGACGTCACCAAGCCCCTGATGAGACGGTTCGCCGTGCCGGGGCGGCCCGTGTTCCGCGCCAACCACGCGCTGATGATGCGGGCGGGACGACGAGGACTCCTCACGTACCTCACGGCCCAGGGCCAAGCGGTTTGA
- a CDS encoding SCO7613 C-terminal domain-containing membrane protein → MTHFPSPAEELRVLDAELRQLDARRAFLLARRAWLVNALYAARPAPVAPPARRPEASAPGVQNVLLVLGGVLLAVAALAFTLVSWGHMGIAGRALVLGAVTVAALGAPVPLLRRGLRSTAEALSGLGLALTVLDAYALHEVAFAGADGTAYAAAAAAVLAMTWAAYGLGLRAPAPEPADTGTALPRTALALPLPLALISAQLPLLLWSFAVNASVETVTAVLLVTAAADTAIALRVPLRPVRIVATVGGFGWGAWGVLAAGWLSWAADGPGAAARAAALLALAAALALTVARLTPKPSLALGAALTGGLLAVAGLGGIARAVLPEGWTVPGYLLCGLALLTAVRAHAPEPVRRGLLHASAVVQGLALVTALPVVAVALLGPAGLLERVWSGAPADARAAVTLDAPWPPDTAPVPLVLAVVAGVLALSARSVAAGTAPWRTPARVGALVLAWATALVLPAVLELPYAAGLVTDGLLVVALLAFAGCARSTESASHQPTGPGLAKSPRPGPLTSAIPARLRAPLPLTATLLALVTSLSLALASLAAEPATLTVLALSTALFATASWLRRTDLGALTGPVALVHATALTCAIGASAGWEPQHTALLVLTVPTVAALLAARLGDSPMTVPVEATGAAAGLLAIALSATHPPLLALTLALCGVIVTGTALRPDRRHLGHVAAALFVLASWVRLAVWEVGSPEAYTLPVTVPALVVGQLRRRRDPAASSWTAYGPGLAVTLVPSLVAAWGDTHWLRPLLLGIAALAVTLLGARHRLQAPLLLGGATLTLVALHELAPYIAQVVDALPRWVPPALAGLVLLTLGATYEHRLRDARHLRDRLGKLS, encoded by the coding sequence ATGACGCATTTTCCGTCCCCTGCCGAGGAGTTGCGAGTCCTCGACGCCGAACTGCGGCAGCTCGACGCCCGCCGCGCCTTCCTGCTGGCACGGCGCGCCTGGCTGGTGAACGCGCTGTACGCGGCGCGGCCCGCGCCCGTCGCGCCGCCCGCGCGGCGCCCCGAGGCGTCGGCGCCCGGCGTCCAGAATGTGCTGCTGGTGCTCGGTGGCGTGCTGCTGGCCGTCGCGGCGCTCGCGTTCACGCTGGTCAGCTGGGGGCACATGGGAATCGCCGGCCGGGCGCTGGTGCTCGGCGCGGTCACCGTGGCCGCGCTCGGCGCTCCCGTACCGCTGCTCCGTCGTGGTCTGCGCTCGACCGCCGAGGCGCTGTCCGGCCTCGGGCTCGCGCTGACGGTCCTCGACGCGTACGCGCTGCACGAGGTCGCGTTCGCCGGGGCGGACGGCACGGCGTACGCGGCGGCCGCGGCGGCGGTCCTCGCGATGACGTGGGCGGCGTACGGGCTGGGCCTGCGCGCGCCGGCGCCCGAGCCGGCGGACACCGGCACGGCGCTCCCCCGCACCGCCCTCGCCCTGCCCCTCCCCCTGGCCCTGATCTCCGCTCAACTCCCCCTGCTGCTGTGGTCGTTCGCGGTGAACGCGAGCGTGGAGACGGTCACGGCCGTGCTGCTGGTGACAGCGGCGGCCGACACCGCGATCGCGCTCCGGGTGCCCCTGAGGCCGGTACGGATCGTCGCCACGGTGGGCGGGTTCGGCTGGGGTGCCTGGGGTGTACTGGCGGCCGGGTGGCTCTCGTGGGCCGCCGACGGCCCGGGCGCCGCCGCCCGTGCGGCGGCGCTCCTCGCCCTCGCGGCGGCGCTCGCCCTGACGGTCGCCCGGCTCACCCCGAAGCCTTCCCTGGCCCTCGGCGCCGCCCTCACCGGCGGACTCCTCGCGGTGGCCGGTCTCGGTGGCATCGCCCGCGCGGTCCTGCCCGAGGGATGGACGGTCCCCGGCTATCTCCTCTGCGGGCTGGCCCTGTTGACAGCCGTACGGGCCCACGCCCCCGAGCCCGTACGGCGCGGTCTCCTGCACGCCTCTGCGGTCGTCCAGGGGCTCGCCCTGGTCACCGCGCTGCCGGTGGTGGCCGTCGCGCTGCTGGGGCCGGCCGGCCTGCTGGAGCGCGTCTGGTCCGGTGCGCCGGCCGACGCCCGCGCGGCGGTGACGCTCGACGCGCCCTGGCCGCCGGACACGGCGCCCGTGCCCCTCGTGCTCGCCGTCGTCGCCGGGGTGCTGGCCCTGTCCGCGCGGAGCGTGGCCGCGGGCACCGCGCCCTGGCGTACGCCGGCCCGGGTCGGCGCCCTCGTCCTCGCCTGGGCGACGGCTCTGGTCCTCCCCGCGGTCCTCGAACTGCCGTACGCGGCCGGTCTGGTGACGGACGGTCTGCTGGTCGTCGCGCTGCTCGCCTTCGCGGGATGCGCACGCTCGACCGAGTCCGCCTCGCACCAGCCGACCGGACCCGGCCTCGCCAAGTCGCCGCGACCCGGGCCGCTCACGTCGGCGATCCCCGCACGCCTCCGGGCGCCCCTCCCCCTCACCGCCACCCTCCTGGCCCTGGTCACCTCCCTGAGCCTGGCGCTCGCCTCCCTCGCCGCGGAACCGGCGACCCTGACGGTCCTCGCCCTGTCGACCGCCCTGTTCGCGACGGCGTCCTGGCTCCGGCGCACGGACCTCGGCGCTCTCACCGGGCCCGTCGCCCTTGTCCACGCCACCGCCCTGACCTGCGCGATCGGTGCCTCCGCCGGCTGGGAACCACAGCACACGGCCCTGCTCGTCCTCACCGTCCCGACCGTCGCCGCGCTGCTCGCGGCCCGCCTCGGCGACTCGCCCATGACCGTCCCGGTCGAGGCGACCGGCGCGGCGGCCGGCCTTCTGGCCATCGCCCTCTCCGCAACGCACCCGCCCCTGCTGGCCCTGACCCTGGCGCTCTGCGGAGTGATCGTCACGGGAACGGCCCTGCGACCGGACCGCCGGCACCTCGGTCACGTGGCCGCCGCGCTCTTCGTCCTGGCCTCCTGGGTGCGGCTCGCGGTCTGGGAGGTCGGCTCACCGGAGGCGTACACCCTGCCGGTGACCGTCCCGGCCCTGGTCGTCGGTCAGCTGCGCCGGCGCCGGGACCCGGCGGCCTCGTCCTGGACGGCGTACGGCCCGGGGCTCGCCGTCACCCTCGTCCCGAGCCTTGTCGCGGCCTGGGGCGACACCCACTGGCTCCGCCCCCTGCTGCTGGGCATCGCCGCCCTGGCCGTCACCCTGCTCGGCGCCCGCCACCGCCTCCAGGCCCCGCTCCTCCTCGGCGGCGCCACCCTCACCCTGGTCGCCCTGCACGAACTGGCGCCCTACATCGCCCAGGTCGTGGACGCCCTCCCCCGCTGGGTCCCCCCGGCCCTGGCCGGCCTGGTCCTGCTCACCCTGGGCGCCACGTACGAGCATCGTCTGCGCGACGCCCGCCACCTACGGGACCGGCTCGGAAAGCTCAGCTGA
- a CDS encoding exo-rhamnogalacturonan lyase family protein, protein MSPIDRRSLLKAAAVAGAATQFSWALGSSNAQAAPRAETAEAEPVTLDWLEDGGLGAAPGSTVGVPWPKGAYEKEQSFSLTDGDGKAVAVQSWPIGYWPDGSVKWTAHAVGAGAGSGKLTLAAGTAAAPEKKVTVDKSGGTIDVSTGVITVKIGKSGSTLVKSVLRGSTEIAQKGHLVLLRQPEIEDGDQGTEKTQRYESLIDKAEVEQEGPVRAVVRIDGKHRKGSHSWLPFSIRLYFYAGAESFRMVHTITFDGNQEPGKAGGDFVRGIGVRFEVPMRDAAYDRHIRIGGEGTGLLREAVKGITGLRRDPGAAVRTAQFEGKKLPDPSTWDQRVTTRLQYIPEWGDYTLSQLSADGFGVRKRTKKGHGWIPAGGGRRASGFGYVGGASGGFAFGLRDFWEKFPAQLDIRDAHTDAAEVTLWLWSPESQPMDLRFYHDGMGQDTYPEQLEGLNITYEDYEPGFGTPYGIARTSELLFWAHDSTPGAEDMAKQVEAVRTPPQLAAPPKQLVKAGVFGRLFAEPDRSTAAKAKIEDHLDFLFTYYKDQVEMRRWYGFWDYGDIMHSYDPSRHQWCYDVGGYAWDNSELSPDLWLWFAYMRSGRADVFRFAEAMTRHTGEVDVYHLGKWAGLGTRHGVQHYADSAKQQRIANTTYRRYYYFLTADERVGDLMHANVDSDETFLVLDPIRKIRTEPYTPDRNALSIGFGTDWSGLVSAWLTEWERRGPKWEKAKARVLSTMETIAAQPNGFVQGSGLYDLDTGKFAVADKPVVGVSHLSAMFGLVEMCAELLDQIDMPRFKEAWLDYCRYFNATKAEQAARYGSNFGSLLLFQGHSRQDAYAAVQLKDDKLAARAWRQFYNSADTWDYKESTDWSTKKIEGPTALVPGSEAAWVSTNATALYGLAAIQNLALVGDKMP, encoded by the coding sequence ATGTCCCCCATCGACCGCAGGTCCCTTCTCAAGGCGGCCGCCGTCGCCGGAGCCGCCACGCAGTTCAGCTGGGCGCTAGGGAGTTCGAACGCACAGGCCGCGCCCAGAGCCGAGACGGCCGAGGCCGAGCCCGTGACGCTGGACTGGCTGGAGGACGGCGGACTCGGCGCCGCGCCCGGTTCGACGGTGGGTGTGCCCTGGCCGAAGGGCGCGTACGAAAAAGAACAGTCGTTTTCCTTGACCGACGGCGACGGCAAGGCCGTGGCCGTGCAGTCCTGGCCGATCGGCTACTGGCCCGACGGCTCCGTGAAGTGGACCGCGCACGCGGTGGGCGCGGGCGCCGGCTCCGGCAAGCTCACCCTCGCGGCGGGCACGGCGGCCGCGCCGGAGAAGAAGGTCACCGTCGACAAGAGCGGCGGCACCATCGACGTGTCGACCGGTGTCATCACCGTCAAGATCGGCAAGTCCGGCTCGACGCTCGTGAAGTCCGTGCTGCGCGGCTCCACCGAGATCGCTCAGAAGGGTCATCTGGTGCTGCTGCGCCAGCCCGAGATCGAGGACGGCGACCAGGGCACGGAGAAGACCCAGCGCTACGAGAGCCTCATCGACAAGGCCGAGGTCGAGCAGGAGGGCCCGGTACGTGCCGTGGTCCGCATCGACGGCAAGCACCGCAAGGGAAGCCACAGCTGGCTGCCCTTCTCGATCCGCCTCTACTTCTACGCGGGCGCCGAGTCGTTCCGCATGGTGCACACCATCACCTTCGACGGCAACCAGGAGCCCGGAAAGGCCGGCGGCGACTTCGTCCGCGGCATCGGCGTCCGCTTCGAGGTGCCGATGCGCGACGCCGCGTACGACCGGCACATCCGGATCGGCGGCGAGGGCACGGGTCTGCTGCGGGAGGCGGTCAAGGGCATCACCGGGCTGCGGCGCGACCCGGGCGCGGCCGTGCGCACCGCCCAGTTCGAGGGGAAGAAGCTGCCCGACCCCTCCACCTGGGACCAGCGGGTCACCACGCGACTCCAGTACATCCCGGAGTGGGGCGACTACACGCTCTCGCAGCTGTCCGCCGACGGCTTCGGGGTCCGCAAGCGCACCAAGAAGGGCCACGGCTGGATCCCGGCCGGCGGCGGCAGGCGGGCCAGCGGCTTCGGGTACGTCGGCGGCGCGTCCGGCGGGTTCGCCTTCGGGCTGCGGGACTTCTGGGAGAAGTTCCCCGCCCAGCTCGACATCCGCGACGCCCACACCGACGCCGCCGAGGTCACCCTCTGGCTCTGGTCGCCCGAGTCCCAGCCCATGGACCTGCGCTTCTACCACGACGGCATGGGCCAGGACACCTACCCCGAGCAGCTCGAAGGCCTCAACATCACCTACGAGGACTACGAGCCCGGGTTCGGCACCCCCTACGGCATCGCCCGTACCAGCGAACTCCTCTTCTGGGCCCATGACTCCACCCCGGGCGCCGAGGACATGGCCAAGCAGGTCGAGGCCGTCCGCACGCCCCCGCAGCTCGCCGCCCCGCCCAAGCAGCTCGTCAAGGCGGGCGTCTTCGGCCGGCTGTTCGCCGAGCCGGACCGCTCCACCGCCGCCAAGGCCAAGATCGAGGACCACCTCGACTTCCTCTTCACCTATTACAAGGACCAGGTGGAGATGCGCCGGTGGTACGGCTTCTGGGACTACGGCGACATCATGCACAGCTACGACCCCAGCCGCCACCAGTGGTGCTACGACGTCGGCGGCTACGCCTGGGACAACTCCGAGCTCTCGCCCGACCTGTGGCTGTGGTTCGCGTACATGCGCTCCGGCCGCGCCGACGTCTTCCGTTTCGCCGAGGCCATGACCCGCCACACCGGCGAGGTCGACGTCTACCACCTGGGGAAGTGGGCGGGCCTCGGCACCCGCCACGGCGTCCAGCACTACGCCGACAGCGCCAAGCAGCAGCGGATCGCCAACACCACCTACCGCCGCTACTACTACTTCCTCACCGCCGACGAACGCGTCGGCGACCTCATGCACGCCAACGTCGACTCCGACGAGACCTTCCTCGTCCTCGACCCCATCCGCAAGATCCGCACCGAGCCCTACACCCCCGACCGCAACGCGCTGTCGATCGGCTTCGGCACCGACTGGTCGGGCCTGGTCTCGGCGTGGCTCACCGAGTGGGAGCGGCGCGGCCCCAAGTGGGAGAAGGCCAAGGCGCGCGTCCTGTCCACCATGGAGACGATCGCCGCCCAGCCCAACGGCTTCGTCCAGGGCAGCGGGCTGTACGACCTGGACACCGGGAAGTTCGCCGTCGCGGACAAGCCCGTCGTCGGGGTCTCGCATCTGTCGGCCATGTTCGGCCTGGTCGAGATGTGCGCGGAACTCCTCGACCAGATCGACATGCCCAGGTTCAAGGAGGCCTGGCTCGACTACTGCCGCTACTTCAACGCGACGAAGGCGGAGCAGGCCGCGCGGTACGGCTCCAACTTCGGGAGCCTGCTGCTGTTCCAGGGCCACTCGCGTCAGGACGCCTACGCCGCCGTGCAGTTGAAGGACGACAAGCTCGCGGCCCGTGCGTGGCGGCAGTTCTACAACAGCGCCGACACCTGGGACTACAAGGAGTCGACCGACTGGTCCACGAAGAAGATCGAGGGGCCGACGGCGCTCGTACCGGGCAGCGAGGCGGCCTGGGTGTCGACCAACGCGACGGCGCTGTACGGGCTGGCGGCGATCCAGAACCTGGCGCTGGTGGGCGACAAGATGCCGTAG
- a CDS encoding carbohydrate ABC transporter permease, which yields MSAQATEISPAPGRSTKGGALRRKLPGSLAWHIGSLLILAVILYPVIWVIGGSFKDSDDIVGSLDLLPSDPIIANYTRLSDGIADIPISTFFVNSLTLALGSVVGILVSCSLTAYAFSKIKFAGRNLLFTLMIGTLLLPYHVLLIPQYVLFRNMDLINTYTPLLLPKYLATEAFFVFLMVQFMRNLPRELDEAARLDGCGHFRIYWSIVLPLCRPALITSAIFTFINAWNDFMGPLIYLNEPDKYTVSLGLKMFVDQDAVANYGGMIAMSLVALLPVLAFFLAFQRYLIDGMATSGLKG from the coding sequence ATGAGCGCACAGGCCACCGAGATCAGCCCGGCCCCGGGCCGGTCCACGAAGGGAGGCGCCCTCCGTCGCAAGCTGCCCGGCTCCCTCGCCTGGCACATCGGCTCCCTGCTGATCCTCGCGGTGATCCTCTACCCGGTGATCTGGGTGATCGGCGGCTCCTTCAAGGACAGCGACGACATCGTCGGCAGCCTGGATCTGCTCCCGAGCGACCCGATCATCGCCAACTACACCCGGCTCTCCGACGGCATCGCCGACATCCCGATCTCCACCTTCTTCGTCAACTCGCTCACGCTCGCGCTCGGTTCGGTGGTCGGGATCCTGGTGTCCTGCTCGCTGACGGCGTACGCCTTCTCGAAGATCAAGTTCGCCGGGCGCAATCTGCTCTTCACGCTGATGATCGGCACGCTCCTGCTGCCCTACCACGTGCTGCTGATCCCGCAGTACGTGCTGTTCCGCAACATGGACCTGATCAACACCTACACCCCGCTGCTGCTGCCGAAGTACCTGGCCACGGAGGCGTTCTTCGTCTTCCTGATGGTGCAGTTCATGCGGAACCTGCCCAGGGAGCTCGACGAGGCGGCCCGGCTCGACGGCTGCGGGCACTTCCGGATCTACTGGTCGATCGTGCTGCCGCTGTGCCGGCCCGCACTCATCACCAGCGCGATCTTCACCTTCATCAACGCCTGGAACGACTTCATGGGCCCGCTGATCTATCTGAACGAGCCCGACAAGTACACGGTCTCGCTCGGGCTGAAGATGTTCGTGGACCAGGACGCCGTGGCCAACTACGGCGGCATGATCGCGATGTCGCTGGTGGCACTGCTGCCGGTGCTCGCCTTCTTCCTCGCCTTCCAGCGCTATCTGATCGACGGCATGGCCACCTCGGGCCTGAAGGGCTGA
- a CDS encoding carbohydrate ABC transporter permease translates to MGTAVTHAPAMEDLTKDSEPRHRPAKSPRPAALKRRGRRENLAGYLFMSPWIAGFLLLTAGPMVASLYFAFTDYNLFDAPSWIGLDNFSEMFADPRWQNSVQVTLWYVVVGTPIKLVAALGVALLLAQKRRGQAFYRAAFYAPSLIGASVSIAIVWKAIFSDDAIVDRTQKLFGIDAGGWTGDPDLIIYSLVALTVWQFGAPMVIFLAGLKQVPRELYEAAEVDGAGTFRRFWNITLPMISPVLFFNVLLETIHSFQIFSSAYIVGGGAGGSACGPADGSMVYTCYLYVQGFENSRMGMASAMAWVLLVAVALVTAVLFWSQKRWVHYEEGAR, encoded by the coding sequence ATGGGAACCGCCGTGACACACGCCCCTGCGATGGAGGACCTGACCAAGGACTCCGAGCCGCGGCACCGTCCGGCCAAGTCTCCGCGCCCCGCCGCCCTCAAGCGGCGGGGCCGCCGGGAGAACCTGGCCGGCTATCTCTTCATGTCCCCGTGGATCGCCGGGTTCCTGCTGCTGACAGCGGGCCCGATGGTCGCCTCGCTCTACTTCGCCTTCACCGACTACAACCTGTTCGACGCGCCCAGCTGGATCGGCCTCGACAACTTCTCCGAGATGTTCGCCGATCCCCGCTGGCAGAACTCGGTACAGGTGACGCTCTGGTACGTCGTCGTCGGCACGCCGATCAAGCTGGTCGCCGCCCTGGGCGTGGCGCTGCTGCTGGCGCAGAAGCGGCGCGGGCAGGCGTTCTACCGGGCCGCGTTCTACGCGCCGTCGCTGATCGGGGCGAGCGTCTCCATCGCGATCGTGTGGAAGGCGATCTTCTCGGACGACGCCATCGTCGACCGTACGCAGAAGCTCTTCGGGATCGATGCCGGCGGCTGGACCGGTGACCCGGACCTGATCATCTACAGCCTGGTGGCCCTCACCGTCTGGCAGTTCGGTGCCCCGATGGTGATCTTCCTGGCCGGTCTCAAGCAGGTTCCGCGCGAGCTGTACGAGGCGGCCGAGGTCGACGGGGCGGGTACGTTCCGGCGGTTCTGGAACATCACCCTGCCGATGATCTCCCCGGTCCTCTTCTTCAACGTCCTGCTGGAGACGATCCACTCCTTCCAGATCTTCAGCTCGGCGTACATCGTCGGTGGCGGCGCCGGCGGCAGCGCCTGCGGTCCGGCCGACGGCTCGATGGTCTACACCTGTTATCTGTACGTCCAGGGCTTCGAGAACAGCCGCATGGGCATGGCCTCCGCCATGGCCTGGGTGCTGCTGGTCGCGGTCGCCCTGGTGACGGCGGTGCTGTTCTGGTCCCAGAAGCGCTGGGTGCACTACGAGGAGGGTGCCCGATGA
- a CDS encoding ABC transporter substrate-binding protein: protein MQQNRNVERRTVLKAAGASLAVAGLGATATACGGAGGAGDGTVTIRYAWWGAEDRAERIKKTIALFEKKYPKIKVKTDFQVYPDFWKKFNTQASGGNPPDVFQNAIGFLRKYDAKNVLLDLSPQVEAGNLSMDGFRAGLEKFGEVDGKLLGVPVGSNSMALVIDKPVYTKSGVKPEQGWTWDDFDAAMKKIREKAGRAGDSGMYGVMYLYDLYLRQNGKAFFTEDGLGFAEADLKAWWTKAEKGLEEGIYADPKKVAQTKPKSAVAAELAAGEFTWDNFTVRYTSEGKSEYGLAPIPTTDGKKTGQYLGSLMLSASKRTQHPKEVAQFIDFMVHEPGVAEIMGYDRGVPATQAQYDAFKPTDPVNKAIAEYEESLVAAGVLEPITPHPNGADICEAAFMRIAEELALGKRSVDDAVKQFFTESKTALGS, encoded by the coding sequence ATGCAGCAAAACAGGAACGTTGAGAGGCGAACGGTCCTCAAGGCGGCGGGAGCCTCGCTCGCCGTCGCGGGGCTGGGAGCGACGGCCACGGCCTGTGGCGGAGCAGGTGGCGCGGGGGACGGGACGGTGACGATCCGTTACGCCTGGTGGGGCGCCGAGGACCGTGCGGAGCGCATCAAGAAGACCATCGCGCTTTTCGAGAAGAAGTACCCGAAGATCAAGGTGAAGACCGACTTCCAGGTCTATCCGGACTTCTGGAAGAAGTTCAACACCCAGGCCTCCGGTGGAAATCCGCCGGATGTGTTCCAGAATGCCATCGGCTTCCTGCGGAAATATGACGCGAAGAATGTGCTGCTCGATCTGAGCCCACAGGTCGAGGCGGGCAACCTCTCCATGGACGGCTTCAGAGCGGGCCTGGAGAAGTTCGGTGAGGTCGACGGAAAACTGCTCGGCGTCCCGGTCGGCTCGAACTCGATGGCCCTGGTGATCGACAAGCCCGTCTACACCAAGTCCGGTGTGAAGCCGGAGCAGGGCTGGACCTGGGACGACTTCGACGCCGCGATGAAGAAGATCCGGGAGAAGGCGGGCCGGGCCGGCGACAGCGGCATGTACGGCGTCATGTACCTCTACGACCTGTATCTGCGCCAGAACGGCAAGGCGTTCTTCACCGAGGACGGGCTCGGCTTCGCCGAGGCCGATCTGAAGGCCTGGTGGACGAAGGCCGAGAAGGGCCTGGAGGAGGGCATCTACGCCGACCCGAAGAAGGTCGCCCAGACCAAGCCCAAGTCGGCGGTCGCCGCGGAACTCGCCGCCGGTGAGTTCACCTGGGACAACTTCACCGTCCGCTACACCTCCGAGGGCAAGAGCGAGTACGGCCTCGCCCCCATCCCGACCACCGACGGCAAGAAGACCGGCCAGTACCTCGGCTCCCTCATGCTCAGCGCCTCCAAGCGCACCCAGCACCCCAAGGAGGTCGCGCAGTTCATCGACTTCATGGTGCACGAGCCCGGGGTCGCCGAGATCATGGGCTACGACCGCGGTGTTCCCGCGACACAGGCCCAGTACGACGCGTTCAAGCCGACCGACCCGGTGAACAAGGCCATCGCCGAGTACGAGGAGTCCCTCGTCGCGGCGGGCGTCCTGGAGCCCATCACCCCGCATCCGAACGGCGCGGACATCTGCGAGGCCGCCTTCATGCGCATCGCCGAGGAGCTCGCCCTGGGCAAGCGGTCCGTCGACGACGCCGTCAAGCAGTTCTTCACCGAGTCGAAGACGGCTCTCGGCAGCTGA
- a CDS encoding TIGR02611 family protein yields MDTGSYGTGEVAVATEGTKSDTNVANSEADVAKNEAPLGSRAPEFVRARRMLHLSWQVAIFVVGLAVVAAGVMMLVLPGPGWLVIFAGMAIWATEFVWAQLVLRWTKRKVSEATERALDPRVRRRNIILTSIGLVIVAVLVGFYVWKFGFEMPWNIKEQ; encoded by the coding sequence ATGGACACGGGGAGTTACGGAACGGGGGAGGTCGCCGTGGCGACCGAAGGAACGAAGAGTGACACAAACGTAGCGAACAGTGAGGCCGATGTGGCCAAGAACGAAGCGCCGCTCGGATCTCGTGCGCCGGAATTCGTCAGAGCCCGGCGGATGCTGCACCTCAGCTGGCAGGTGGCCATCTTCGTCGTCGGGCTGGCGGTGGTGGCCGCCGGTGTGATGATGCTGGTGCTGCCCGGCCCCGGCTGGCTTGTGATCTTCGCCGGTATGGCGATCTGGGCGACCGAATTCGTCTGGGCCCAGCTGGTGCTCCGCTGGACCAAGCGCAAGGTCAGCGAGGCCACCGAGCGCGCACTCGATCCCAGGGTTCGGCGGCGCAACATCATCCTGACGTCGATCGGCCTGGTGATCGTGGCCGTTCTCGTCGGTTTCTATGTCTGGAAGTTCGGCTTCGAGATGCCCTGGAACATCAAGGAGCAGTGA